ggacaataaaccgtgttacaagtgtaatacttaggtcatactgaaaattcctgaactggccacttagaaaaaataagttttctcatatatcagaatccagaaactttcagtatgacccacgtaaagtgtgtgtgtgtgtgtgtactttaattttttgatagtacttagtgacttttacttgtcacccgacgatattatctatatatacagggtggaaagataagtcgggccctggagggaaactaccttaaatccttaagctggctcatttcacttaaaggagacattcctttatttttaaaaagaaacaaaactgcattcaaagattttctaaaactcgcttgcctcgcccgggactcgaaccgacttaaaattccaaaaaataaaaactcgcaattttattctactagtcgatacagttaatgttaatgataacatttctccaagaaacattaggtattacactcgtctgtcgtacaaaatatccataaaatcttatatttagtactcaagatttttttagacaagccaaattgaagaaaaaaagaaaaatactttgaatgcagttttgtttctttttaaaaataaaggaatgtctgctttaagtaaaatgagccagcttaaggatttaaggtagtttccctccagggcccgacttatctttccaccctgtataaacgtgaaagacctgactgactgactaactgacttaaatcaacgcacagcccaaaccgctgggcctagaaagtccaaatttggcaagtaggttccttataaggccTAGGGTTCCACTaggaaaggatttttcaaaattcatcccctaaaggggtgaaatagcgatccaaagtttgtatggggttcaagttttattttgagctaggaaattgaaacttcgttaaaagatatattattaaaatacaagaaaactaatttcaccgTTTTTGCAAATTCAtaccctaaggtggtgaaaaaggggtagaaagtttgtatggagatcgaaatttttttcgagtgcgggacttgaaactttgtatatgggcatattattaaaatacaagaaaattaatttcagcgtttttaaaaattcatcccctaacagggttaaaacggggttgaaagatggaatccattacgaattctttgaaacttcttataaacgcgtaacataaaataaaaaaaatacattaattaaacattattaaaaattcaacccctaagggggttaaaaagaggatgaaagtttgttttggggttcaaattttatcgtaagctaggaacttgaaacttcgtaaaaaggtattataataaaagagaagaaaactgatttcagcgtttttgaaaattcatccccaaggtggtgaaaaaggggttgaaagtttgtatgcacatcaaatatttttttgagtgcgggacttgaatctttgtataagggcatattataagaatacaagataaatgatttcagcgtttttaaaaattcatcccttaaaagggttaaataggggttgaaagtttgtatggagatcaaacatttttttgagtgcgggacttgaatctttgtataaaggcataattattagaatacaagaaaagttatttcagcgttcttgaaaattcatcccccaaggtagtgaaaaaggggttgaaagtgtgtatgcacatcaaaaatgttttgagtgcgggacttgaatctttgtataagagtatattataagaatacaagaaaagtaatttcagcgtttttaataattcatcccttaaaagggttcaataggggttgaaagtttgtaaggagatcaaacatttttgtgtgtGCGGGACTAgaaactttgtataaaggcatattattagaatacaagaaaagtaatttcggcatttttgaaaattcatccctcaagctggtaaaaaaggggttgaaaatttgtatggaggtcaaacatttatttgagtgcggcacgattcaaatcgttgtataaatgcatgttattagaatacatgaaaagtaatttcagctttttttttaattcatcccGTAAAAGGTTTAGGAAGGGGTTGAAACTTGGTAGagagatcaaattttatttaaagctaggaacttcaaacttcgtaaataggtagttaggtagtaggttttactaaatagtggacttgaaaatatgctggaggttgagagggattatattgagaacaattttattcagttaggccctaggttaggggcttgaaacttcgtagccaggttgtgtataataattaacaaatgattaacagtccctactgctatcttttgctgcataatgttctaagctaatgtagaatatgtaaccactaatatacaaatccacgcgtacgaagtcgcgggcaacagctagtccaTATatattcaacattttttttacaatcacGTTGGAATAGACTAAAATTTATTTTGGATTAAAAATCGACAATAAAGTAACACATACTTATTACACccacaaaaaaaactgttttatttaccACGCAATTTTGACACCTTGTAAAAAGTGAAATCTGGCCTTAAGGTTTTGATTGAAACTACGAaacaatatgtaaaaaaactaaaatttataCAGCTGactgttattttattagtaggtaAACAGGAAACAAGTCCTGTAAAGTGTTCCGAAGTGTGTAAACCCGAGAGAACGAAATATATGACAATCATTATTAACTTGAATTTAAGTAGCTACAGTACAAGGGCtgctattttacatttatactAAGGTCTgcatatttgtattgtatgtttAAGTAATGTATTGAAATTCAATATGGTTATCTTTAGGTTTAAATATGTCATTATAAAAAACATGTATGTATCATAAATGTTTATTCACTTCCGAGTACAATGCCTTATTGTAATATTGAACGACCTAACATAACCTTAACAATAAGAGATTCATatcataaatatgtaataatagaTCAGTACTGTATGTTTAAAACATAGTTGGATTAACTTACGTCATTCACAGTTTGAGTTTCGCGTTAACATGGATACTTATGTGATAACAGAATAGTCGGTATGAAGTTGTATGTTTATAGACTTTATATAGGTTACAATAAAACCAAGTTAATTGAAATCTGGATAAATAGGAAACCGCAATAATTGTGGCTGGTTACGAGCCTTTGACACAGAAAGGCcttaataagtacttaattgaatttatataatcTCTTTAAATGGAATTCAGATCACGGACTTTATGTCAATTGTGCTTCTATAATAGAACATATTGCATCCATAACCTCTATAATTACtacttacattaaataattttgtgaATTATTTACAAGAACAGATAATTTAATATCAtgcaatatttaatttatattcgaTTGCCTCAACTCATACGACCGGGCGTTAGTACGTCAAGGTTTTAAAACAATTCATTGTCATTGCAATAACTTGGCAGCTTACTTTGCTATTGTGCCCTTTTTGGAATCCTATCAAATGTTTTCGACACCTAGGTATGATGTAAAGACTAGAATAGGTAGacaattagattttttttttactcgatcattttatctttattttatttaatgtcccAGCTCAGCCGATAACATATTTACGTACTTAATAACTGAACAGAAGAATCCTTCACCAGCAGCAGATCATTTTGTTTGTCTAATCCATCGCATGCAATTTAGCCTTTCCATACAAAAGTTACCTACTTCCTACACATATATTTCAACTTCGAAGTTGAGTGGATGGTGCCTTTGACTCTTCATTCTCACTGTGACGAAGTTCTTCCCTACTCCACCTTCCGTAATATTGGCGCTGGCATGTGAGAAATCGTTGTCTATAGCTGCGATACCCTGCAATCGAAATGAAAACACTGACTATATAAAATTACGACTTCCTTACATATCTTTACTTAGGGAGTAAGACTTTCCTATCATACATGTTGTAAGTGGTCCTTTTTTTTCTCggacttgaaagaaggtaagcgtcAGGTAAACTGCATCTCAACTACAACTTGTGTAGTTGTCGATACAACTGTTGTAAGCTGACTTTTTTTATCAGTTTCCCGTATAAGGCTAAGAAATGTTAATTTAACATTAACAAGCAGTTAACAGTCGTCAATTACGGGGGACTGTAATAATAAAACCCGCGTTCACTTAGAACtgctttttttagaaaaatatctAACTCCTATTTAGAGTAAATAACTTACGAGCGTAGTAAATTATGTTGTTATTACTCGATGGATTTTTTCGAGTTAATTCGCTATGAGTATGTATATACACCTAAGCGCATACCTAGGTATACCTAGGGTACCTAGGTATAAACTTACAACGTGAATAGTATAGATAACGTATTAGTTACTCCTGTAAAAAAATACCAACAACGGTTAAGAAATTGCAATTGTATTATCTATTAAATAGATACACCGTAATCACCCACTTTTAAAAAACGAACATGTTTTTATAAACAATACTCGTACGCacttttaaactttttatttacattcatatttaggtaaattaaatgttcaattttcattaaaaataattaaggggggggggggggtctggagctgactgtacctacatacctatggTAGGATATAATTATTGTTGTGGTGTGACgtgctgaattattttaacGTGACACTTAATATTTCGATTATCATTAGTTGTCCGTCACTAATGTTCATGTAGAAGTAGGTAAATTACTTGCCAACTAATGGATGTGGTCAACAATGTCAAtgcatatttatttcttaatttttactaactacttttatattttttctagtATAGGTGTATCtgcttacctacttaaaaaagtGTAGTTGCAATTTaaagttttatataaaatttataaattatgatTACTGAACTTGTAAAATACAGGTTATTGAAATTTAACTCCCAAATACATATACGTACTTTGATTGTCCTTTTCTCGGGATCCGTATAGGATAAAGTCCGAATCCTCTTCTTGAACGGTATCGCAAATTCCTTCACCCTTTGGTGGAAGACCATCTTGCGGTGCACAGTGTCCCCAACAATCATGTCGTATGTCACGCACACACCAAACAAACCTAGTAATGTCACAAACGCTAGACGCATTTCGAGCTAATCTCACATACTCGTAGTTGCACAAATACAGGCTCGGGTGATGCGCTGCTCGCTCGGTCGGCCGACGACGAATGACTAATGAATAACCGATAACCTTTCCTTGTGATAATGCTGCCATTCGAATCAGCGGAAACAGAAATAGACAAGCTAGTACATACTTTTGCGTGATGTTTATTACTTCTAGTTATGTAAATACTTGTGTTCtgggtaggaataataaaattaattgattttTTGTTGGAATTATGTATCTACTGCTAAGTTTAAGGACGGAAATCGAAAGAGTGCATAGATATATAAATCAATCACAAAGTCGTAAAATAACAActagaaaaatattgtttgaGGGTACTTTACAAGTGGGGATGATTTTTTTTGCTGCAACCCTTATGGTGTCCGGTGTCATTGGATAGATTTTTCGACAAGAATAGCTTCAACAACCATTTTttgacaaattaaatattttcggaaataacgacacagaaagaaaataaatgtgTCCCTTTTTTCTTGTAATGTAAATGATACTTTACTATTAACCCCCGTTACAGGCAGCTACTTATAGTGACGGACAGGTAGCTACGGAACggccgacatgctcttggccggttatGATACATATATTATCTTCTTTTTAGTTACTTGTCAATACGATTAGTACATATATCTTTTTTTCTTCATTTCTATTTGTATATAGATATTGATTGATTTATGCTTTCACTGGAAATCTAATTTAAAACTTTGCCTATTATTTGTACATCCTCGATGAAAGCCGAGCGAGGATACCTCCAAAAAGTTTCTATCGTTTCTTTTTCGTCTGACAGGATGATTAATCTCCTTTCACTCAGGCACTGACAGGAAAATTTCCGAAACTTCACGAAACAATCCGACTTGGAGATATTTAAAAACTTCAAAGTCTCTTTAAGTGGCAAAGTTGTTTAAGTGTCTTGTTGTAGGTACctgttataggtacttaattgtaGGTGGCTGATAGTGTAGCATGACGActgtaagtttttatttaattatttaagacTTGAAATTCCAGGGACATAGTGATATCACTATATTACTGTGAGATTATATAGGCAATAAGACCTTAATTAATTGAGATTGTAAGATTTGGAGTTATTGGATAACTAATGGCTTTTGGAAGTGTACATATCTTTTTTTCCACATACTTAATAtgtcagtacctacctaacctaataaCCTAATTGATAATGATCGTTTGCTATAGTTAAATAGAACCCATATTCATCCTCATTTTTAAGCAATATACTACTACTCTGTATTTATTACAACACTTACTTATGAgttaaaaatagtagtttatgcaacagtgatataataagggtttttaaaattcaagggtcgaagttacaaaacgagacgtagtcgagttttgtaaaaaaagacccgagaattttaagaaccaattatgagctgttgcatacattactttttctatgacagctgcagcaaaaaaaaaaaaaagagttattattaaaaaaaaagagttattattaaaaaaaaagagttattattaaaaaaaaagagttattattaaaaaaaagagttattatttaaaaaaaaattgagttattatttaaaaaaaaaagagttattattgtaaatgaaaacatacctctttcaatcaagatgatcggaacttgtatctttaaaaaaaataaagcagttgtattatactcataagatgactgctagcagtcatcttatgagcctatagacaaagcattcaaatgacattgctttagatatcactgtcagtcatttaattgacacatttaagtgctggagtagaaaaaatatttaatgacatCATTTGCATGGCTGTTATTACTAAGCACCGGGAGGtcccctattttattttactatttagcCTCAATGAGTAACTTCCCGAATTCATTAGGTAATGCACTAAACTATGAAGCACCTATCAAAACGAGACTATTTGTTGACTTTTCTACTAAGTAACACGAATTTAACATTTCACTGCGTCCAGTGGCAGCATATCTAAAGTAAGGCAGCTGAAAGAGACAAACTTCCCGTATATTGTTCGACATAAGAATCGGTAAAGTGAATGTAGGGGCAAACGGTAAAGAATATCTAAAGCTATCTGTCTGTTGGAGCCAAGAACATCTCCTAAGCAGGGATTTATCCGGCTAGCTCCTCTACAACTGAATCTTATGGGATAGCACGCCAATATACTCCACTATTGACTGACTTTAAAATGCAAAACATGTTGAATAAAAGAATATCGAGAAAATTTGTGTGAACAATCTAtacaattttaaacttttagtacctataaaatatacaCGTTATGTTGATTTTCGTATGCCTAGAAaattttatataatacttaCACAGTTACTTTATGTATTTCGTTTTGGCGATTTCTGTGGATAGACCGATATAGTATGCAGTAGTATATATATACAATGTACCTAAATCAATAAATGTTTAAACTGTTAAAAGATACTTACAGTTTCTTCTGACAAGGTCGAAACTCAAAATTATAGATATGTTAAACTTGACGTGTGAAATCCTAAACCAATACTTGTGAAAATTTAAATACCGATGCCTTGTTTGAAATATTGTAAACCAAGGGCTTAGTTGACATTCGCCATACAGAATATAGCGAAAACTACGTCAACATAACGTAATAtaaacaattaggtacctacataacacaAACTTAGCATAAAACTATGTGATAGTAAATGTTGGTTGGATTAGGTATcaacttgtaatacaaagtAAAGAATATCTTAACTATTAATGTGGTAGTTGCAAATGCTGTAAAATTAGCGCTAAACATTATGACGACTAATGTTATTGGTCATTTGGTATGGAGTGGACTTTGTTCTATAATATTTAGTCACCTAAAGGAATGctacttaattgaaaaacaatgGGCCTAATTACAGCATAAACAATGCTATCACATCACATTGGAACTTATACACATCTTAAgtgtataggtattttaaaacacaGTAAGTTCATTCAGGGACTATCAATTAGaaaacaaatttgaaaaaatataaaaaaaacatacccaTATGTACAGAAAATAATATGAAGCAAACTATTTTGTAGTATAAGAAAAGATAGAGGAACAAGGAGCCTGCAATCCGACTACTGTTGGAAAATCCGAAGTAAAATCAGAAAATCCCCACTGTAAATAAAGGGGGTGAATAAACGTAGCGACGTTTGCCTGGGACGGATTCCTTTTTCATTGCCACGTCGAGTGATATATTCTCCTCTCCCACTATTGCTTTTTTAAATTGAGTAGGCGTGTAACTTGATTGGGACGCTGATATTTTTAAATAGTAAAGTTACATTTACTTAACACAATACAAAAATTGGCACAGACGAGACATTTTTATAAGTTGGGTAACCTTAGTCTCATATTCAGCACTTGATGCCTAATTGTTACCTATCATATTTTACATTTCTGAACATACGAGTACCTTATAGGTTAGAGATTTTGGTGTTTATTTGTTTTTGCTCACCGATAGTTAAATGATTTGGAGAAATAGAACATTGATTCGTAGTGAGACTAACGACAATACAATTGTTAAGTTTTCACAATGTACCTACTGGGTACATTTTTATTTGGTATGGGTACACTATACCTACTTTGACATCCTTTGTAATCTGGGTGCATTCCCTATTGCCGCTTTTTTACACACTATAAAAAGTTTTATAGAGTCGCTACGCGTATTAACCAGATCCTACTTTTATGACCTTTGTGTATACTGTTCTCAGGAAGCCCCATGAATGTCTGAACAGTGTACGTTTTAATTATCTACTATAATTTACGACTGTGTATATATTTGAATGTATACAATTCATTTAGTAAGTAACTTAATATGTAATCTTATTAGGAagtataagtggtataaataaatactttcttTCTATTtctcatttatttttttgtcaaatatgtttcatataagtacttatgtaaaaaaaaacactacatacTTTGAAAAAAACTTTACTTTGAAGTGTATCAGCACTCgatttgtaagtaggtaggtacaatctgCGAGTAAATCCGGTAGACACATTTTCCGCATAGTCGCACTCTCATATATTCTTTTGGATCTCCGTCTTCGCTAATGGCACCGACAAATGGTAAGCAAACGCTATCATTCGATCAGCTAATGATATTCACCTCCTCGGAAAACCGTTTCCTTTATCCATACACGTCGTGCGTTTGCCGAAATTTAGCGAGAAATCCGAGAGGGCGTTGCCATGACAACGAGACGGAGGCTCATGTGGGCTCCAAAACTTTAAATTGTATTACCAGTGCCTTCGAACgcaaatatcttccatgttagCTCTATCAATCTTTCATAGAATCAGAgacaacatatttttatttccagACAAAGCGAGAGGAGTCGACATGTCACAAGGAATTCAAATTCGTTGAATATGATGGATTCAACATGTTTGAAGGTATAGttgcaaatttatttatttcttggtATAAGTTAATCAACTATGTCGTAATTTAGGAAgttttagaaaaataatgtgtataAAAATTCAGTAGATTCCAGAGCGGGAATGTTAGTTACCATCTATTTCTGTACGAGTTTATAACGGCTTATATTCAATTTAGTTCGTTAGAATAATTGACAACTGTGTTAAGTTGCACATCCAAGACACGGACTAAGATTTTGTTCTTCTTTCCTGAACCATATCAAAACCTCGTAAGTGAATAGCAAATGCAATTCTATTTAAATCATAGCAACAGGATAAAAGTGAATATAACGCAAGCGACTTTTCAAAAAATTACATCATACAATTGAATCAGTTTTGTCAGAAGAGACCCTTTTTAATCTCAACGAAATGGGATTACGCCAGTTCGCTACTGAGGGAAATTCCGATGGAGCGGAGGATATGAGAGAGGCGAAAATAAGTATATCTCTTAGAGATACGATACCGAGTGGAGAGGCGCTGGGAGCCCGTATAAACAGGGCCATTACTATCAAAACTATGGGTCATAGATTGCGTTAACGTGCTTTATGTAGCGTTTTTGGCAAATAAATGTACGGGTGTTGTCGAGACGGGAAAACAATCATTTCCTTCATGCAAGTTGATTTtagtaaacaaaaacatttgtTATGTACCTGACGGTGTATTGAAAGGTTAATATCAACACAGTGGTTTTGCCTTTTCCAAAGACTTATCTCCATATTATCTTAGGTTTCAATGTTTCATGGTCATTACTGCATATTATATTCTTGTCAATTTTCTTGTGCCAATGGCAGTACCCACTATTAACTAGGCTGTATATTAGATTGATGCAGCTTGTTCTATACGAGTATGTTTGTGTGCATACTCTAAATTCAGAATATCCGTATAATTTGCAAATGCAATCATTATTTCGAAACAATTGCCTAATTTACATCCAGTAACGTCAcagtatcaaatatcaaatatcaatatcaaatatcaaatatcaacatttattcagcaaataggccacaagggcacttttacacgtcaatatggaatttacatacagcaaaaaaaaaaacacatcaataattataaaatacaactaagccgtaaatatcaaatcaaactaacatagagatgtataaagcctctaaatgtcgaattacaaaaaacgcaataacaatagtattgaaaaaaaaaacacaaagatacaaaaactataatctaaaattatttagagatgtaaatgtctctaagtgtcatcataactaaaagattacaatatatagtagttaatcaaattatcctaagagatgtatagggtctccaagagtcaaaatcctgtatacctaattaaaacattcattaaattaaagaaaatgatagtaaaaataaaatagcatacgagaaccgaatgaggtgtgtccatgtaattatactcaaaaataaagttactaaatataatagctcgtgttagcttaaatagaccagtctccacaaacagcacccgttcacgagtatgacgcgtatctcagccatcgcctctctcaaccttcattcgggaaagtggcgacccgatcaacaacgccaccgtaagcaaagacttttaagcgagcatgacatattcaagctgccgggccatattaatatttaaattgtaataacgtatagctgtgagacacaacattttgttcttgtatgttacatgaaaaacggtatatcttcacataattactaagcaaaatgccctatattgactaagagatgtataggtctctcaagtgtcagaatcattaaaaatataaatatgtacaaacaaattaaaaataaaattaaaacttagagatgtataaggtctccaagtgtcaaaaactaaaattaaattaagcaatataaacaatatacctaattaatcgagaacatgatggtctcatgtgtcaattctactggacactagcatgattaattcacaatgaaaagaaaaaaaaagaaaagaaaaacaatacatattaactcttattatactatcgaaatcaagctgccggcttaaaggcatctctatcatctataaaatcatttacagtgtagtacgccttactcaacaaggagcgcttaatgtgtgacttaaatttgttaagtggtaaattcgctatatcagtgggaactttgttataaaaacgtgtacagttcccgacgaaagacgtactaaccttacggagtgCATCTCTTTGTTCATTCACTCCCGCATAATATAGGGCGGTAGCGGTAATTGATCCTTGCTCTACGACCGGCCGGGTAACGCAAGGATAATAGCTGCGTGCAAATCGATAGACGGATATCCGGGTAGGCGGCTAATTGCCCGGCTCGCCATGGATGTGAACGTACGACTGAATTAGTCCGTTGGAATTTGGCGTTCagtgtttttttatgtatttaggaTGCAGACGGCTTTGTCATAACAATGGGGATTGTGGGTATTTATTAGGATGAAACACtaattattatgtaaaaataacaacggaGTGAAGTTACGAATGCAGTAAACTGCAATTAAGTTGAACCCATATTGTGAAGAATCGCGAATTGAAAAAATCCCGAATATAATAAATTGCAGTTGAATCCATATGTATGGGAATCACGAATAGGAAGAATCGCGTTTGTGTAATCGATCGCATAATTCGTTCTAAATGTTCTAACAAAGTTTGGGTTGTGCAACCCAGAATTTGTTCGTCGTTTCTGTCAGAAAACTTACTtatctagtagtagtagtaaatgcTCCAATGTTTGATACTGCCTGATTTTAATAGCAATTTAA
The sequence above is a segment of the Cydia amplana chromosome 2, ilCydAmpl1.1, whole genome shotgun sequence genome. Coding sequences within it:
- the LOC134662129 gene encoding probable salivary secreted peptide, with amino-acid sequence MRLAFVTLLGLFGVCVTYDMIVGDTVHRKMVFHQRVKEFAIPFKKRIRTLSYTDPEKRTIKGIAAIDNDFSHASANITEGGVGKNFVTVRMKSQRHHPLNFEVEIYV